Proteins encoded within one genomic window of Bemisia tabaci chromosome 2, PGI_BMITA_v3:
- the Etfb gene encoding electron transfer flavoprotein subunit beta: protein MARVLVGVKRVIDYAVKIRVKPDKKGVVTDGVKHSLNPFDEIAVEEAVRMKEKKLASEVIAVSCGGPQAQETLRTALAMGVDRGIHVEVSPAEFDTVQPIHVSKILAKLAQDEKADVVIVGKQAIDDDSNQTAQMAAAYLNWPQATFASKIEKTDGELTVTREIDGGLETIKVKLPAVISADLRLNEPRYATLPNIMKAKKKPIKKVTAKDLGVDLAPRIEIISVEDPPVRQAGSIVEDVDTLVNKLKEKGHF from the exons ATGGCTCGAGTTCTAGTGGGTGTGAAACGAGTGATTGATTATGCAGTGAAG ATACGTGTGAAGCCAGACAAAAAGGGTGTGGTGACAGATGGCGTAAAGCATTCACTTAATCCTTTCGATGAAATAGCCGTTGAAGAGGCTGTACGGATGAAAGAGAAGAAACTTGCGTCTGAAGTAATTGCTGTATCTTGTGGTGGTCCTCAAGCGCAG gaaactttGCGAACAGCTTTAGCAATGGGCGTTGACCGTGGAATTCATGTCGAAGTGTCCCCAGCTGAGTTTGACACAGTGCAGCCGATTCATGTATCCAAAATTCTGGCTAAATTAGCGCAAGATGAAAAAGCAGATGTCGTAATCGTCGGTAAGCAAGCTATCGATGATGATTCTAACCAAACAGCTCAAATGGCCGCAGCATACCTAAACTGGCCGCAGGCAACATTTGCATCCAAAATAGAGAAGACTGATGGCGAACTCACCGTAACAAGAGAAATAGATGGTGGTTTAGAAACAATTAAAGTTAAATTACCTGCTGTAATTAGTGCTGATCTAAGACTGAATGAGCCTCGTTATGCGACTCTCCCAAATATCATG AAAGCAAAAAAGAAACCTATCAAAAAGGTAACAGCCAAAGACTTAGGAGTTGATCTGGCTCCCAGGATTGAAATAATAAGCGTAGAGGATCCACCAGTAAGACAAGCAGGCTCAATCGTCGAAGATGTCGATACTCTAGTCAACAAACTGAAGGAGAAaggtcatttttaa